The genomic region TTTCGGAAATCTCCAGATCCATGACAATAACCGCTTCGGGAAGCCCTTCAAAAAACTCAAACCAGCTTGCCCCGCCATCCTCGGATGCAAAGACACCGAGGTCGTTGCCAACGTAAAGGTTCCCTGAGGAAAGCGGGTCCACACAGACCGCATTGCAGGGGAGGTCCGGAAGTCCCGCTCCAATGTCTTCCCAGCTTGCCCCGGCATTCTGGCTTCGAAAAAGATGCGATGTGCCGAAGCCCCCGAAGCTGAGATAAAGCGTCTGATCATTCTGCGGGTCGACACAGAGATCCACGGGGTAGCGATCGGGCAGAGATCCCGTGATCTCCTGAAGGGTCTGGCCTCCATCACTACTACGGTAAACACGACTGCGATCGGAAACGGGAGCCGTAGCGCAATAGAGAACATCCTCATTGCTATGGGACACTCCCATCGAGAGAATCGGATTCCCGTCAATCTCGGAACCGCTGTTCATGACCGTCCACTCGGATCCAGTGTTGTCCGAGCGAAGAAGATAGGATCGTCCGGCATACATCCTCTCCGGACGAGAGGGGCAGAGGAGGAAGGGTGAGAGGAAACAGGCATCACCAATCTCAGGAAAGTCCATCTGTTCCCAGTAATCCCCGCCATTGCTCGTTCGATAGAGGTTTTTCAACCACTGATAACTTCCGAAACGGATGTCATCATTGTCAGGGTGGATCGCACTCCAGCCTCCGTCACCGAACAGTGCGCGACGCCATTCACCCGTGCCTTCATAGATCGCCGTGTAGTTGTCCTGCAGACCACCGATGGCAAGCATGGAATCCTGCGAAGAGGAGGAGAAGCCATTATAGAACTGCGTGGTCTGAAAGCCACCATTGAGGCCCAGGTAACTGTCCCCAAGGTCCTCACTACAGAACACTCCCCCATCTGTTGCGAAGTAGGCGACATCAGCTGATCCCGGCATCCACTCGATGGCATGAACATCCACGTGGCAGTATTCGGGAGGGCCTTCCGGTCCGCCAGCGGGCGGCACATCATGAATGTAGTGCGACTCGCTGACCGCCTGCAGATCTTCCCCCATGTTCTCCGATCGCCATACCTTGATTCCCGCAGCAAGGACCCTCATGGAATCCGATGGGCAGATGGCAAGGTCATGGGAGTACCAACCCTGAAAGCTGGAATAGTTCGCAAGGCAGGCCAGAAACCAGGTATCCCCGCCGTCCAGACTCCGCATAAGGAAACTGGCAGAAGAGCCATTGTATCCATTGTGTTTTCCGATGCTTGCAAAAACTGCGTCCGGCATCTGCTCCGTGACGGCCAGGCGTGTCTTGCCATACCAGTCCTCCGGCAATCCGCCGGATAGCCGAGTCCAGTTGTCCCCCGCATCCCGGCTGCGATAAATGCCGAAGCCGGGAGTCTGGTCACAGCCGCTGGCCATGTAGATTGTCGTAGTATCGTTCGGGGCGAAGACCAGGTCGGTAGCCATCACCGCACTATGAACCTGAGTCCAGGTGTTGCCTGCATCCCGGCTACGCCAGGTGCCTTCGCTCGTTGCAGCAAACAGGGTAGAGGAATTCTGGGGATTGATCGCAAGAGCCTGAACCCCACGCTTCTCCTGCATGCTCCAGTCCAGGCTCTTCTGCCAGGTCTCCCCCCCGTCGGTACTTTTCAGAATCCCTATTCCATAGCTCCCTCGTGTAGTGCGTTGAACCAGCCCCCCGTCGGCATTGCGATAATGATAGACCTCGCCTGTGCCGATATAGATGGTCATCGAATCTTCGGAAGCCACGGCAATCGCACCCACACCGAGGACGGGGAAGCCGGTCTCCACCGGAAACCAGGCTTCCGCCCCGAAACCACCTGTGTGGCTTCTCCACAGTCCTCCACTGGCAGAACCTGCCCAGAGGGTCATCGGATTCTGCGGGTTGAAGGCAAGACTCAGGGTTCTTCCCCCGATGTTCACGGGACCGAGCGAATGCCAGGGCGGGGGTACTTCATCCCGGGAATGCTCGCTGCGCATCGCACTCACTTTTTCCCAGGCAGCCTGAAGTTTACCCTCCGGCAACTGCGTGCCGGGATAGGCTCGGCTCATCTGCCAGAACTCCAGACTCCCAAAGGCCCCCGTGATCTTTGCAGGCTCACGATTCCACTCAGACTGACTCAAAAGCAGAATGACAAGGAGGCAGAGAGGCAGATATTGCCGGGTCTTCATGGCTTTCCCTTCAGCAGGACCAGCTTCTGCGTAATCTGCCGGTCTGCAAGCCGAAGTCTGGCAAGATACACACCAGCGGGAAGCGTCCCGTGTTGCCACTCCAGAACATGTTCTCCCCGGGCGAATTCACCTTTG from Candidatus Krumholzibacteriia bacterium harbors:
- a CDS encoding FlgD immunoglobulin-like domain containing protein, with amino-acid sequence MKTRQYLPLCLLVILLLSQSEWNREPAKITGAFGSLEFWQMSRAYPGTQLPEGKLQAAWEKVSAMRSEHSRDEVPPPWHSLGPVNIGGRTLSLAFNPQNPMTLWAGSASGGLWRSHTGGFGAEAWFPVETGFPVLGVGAIAVASEDSMTIYIGTGEVYHYRNADGGLVQRTTRGSYGIGILKSTDGGETWQKSLDWSMQEKRGVQALAINPQNSSTLFAATSEGTWRSRDAGNTWTQVHSAVMATDLVFAPNDTTTIYMASGCDQTPGFGIYRSRDAGDNWTRLSGGLPEDWYGKTRLAVTEQMPDAVFASIGKHNGYNGSSASFLMRSLDGGDTWFLACLANYSSFQGWYSHDLAICPSDSMRVLAAGIKVWRSENMGEDLQAVSESHYIHDVPPAGGPEGPPEYCHVDVHAIEWMPGSADVAYFATDGGVFCSEDLGDSYLGLNGGFQTTQFYNGFSSSSQDSMLAIGGLQDNYTAIYEGTGEWRRALFGDGGWSAIHPDNDDIRFGSYQWLKNLYRTSNGGDYWEQMDFPEIGDACFLSPFLLCPSRPERMYAGRSYLLRSDNTGSEWTVMNSGSEIDGNPILSMGVSHSNEDVLYCATAPVSDRSRVYRSSDGGQTLQEITGSLPDRYPVDLCVDPQNDQTLYLSFGGFGTSHLFRSQNAGASWEDIGAGLPDLPCNAVCVDPLSSGNLYVGNDLGVFASEDGGASWFEFFEGLPEAVIVMDLEISETNRALRCASHGRGVFERPLLPVDVTSSVTPSPELSLSAYPNPFNPQTTIRMSLTRSSRLRLRVHDARGRLVRELVSGEFAAGEHRVQWDGRSDQGQELASGVYFARLVSKGDVSQLRLILLR